GAAGAGCAGCTTCGGCACCGGAAAGGGCGCGGACGCCATCTCCAGCGGGCTCGAGGGTACATGGACACCCACCCCGACAAGATGGGACAACAGCTTCTTCGAGACCCTGTTCGGCTACGAGTGGGACCTGGAGCTGAGCCCCGCCGGTCTGTGGCAGTGGATCCCGAGAGACGGCGGCGGGGCCGGCACCGTGCCGGACGCCCACGACCCGTCCACGACACACTCCCCGACGATTCTGACGACGGACCTCGCGCTGCGGTTGGACCCGGTCTACGAGCCGATCTCGCGGCGCTTCCTGGAGAACCCGGACCAGTTCGCGGACGCGTTCGCCCGGGTCTGGTTCAAGCTGACGCACCTCGACATGGGTCCGATCCAGCGCTACCTCGGACCGCTGGTCCCCCGGGAGACGCTGATCTGGCAGGACCCGGTCCCCGCCGTGGACCACGAGCTCGTCGGGGCGGCGGACATCGCCGCGCTCAAGAGCCAGATCCTCGCCTCCGGACTGTCGGTCTCGCAGCTCGTCTCGACCGCGTGGGCGTCGGCCTCGACGTTCCGCGTCAGCGACAAGCGTGGCGGGGCGAACGGCGCGCGCATCCGCCTCGAGCCGCAGCGGGGCTGGAAGGTCAACGACCCCGACACGCTGGCACAGGTGCTGCGCACCCTGGAGGGGATCCAGGAGTCCTTCAAGAACTCCCAGACCGGGGACAAGAAGATCTCGCTGGCCGACCTCATCGTGCTCGGCGGAGCCGCCGCCGTCGAACAGGCCGCCAAGACCGCCGGCTACGACGTCCAGGTCCCCTTCACTCCGGGGCGCACGGACGCCACGCAGGAGTGGACCGATGCGGAGTCCTTCGCCCCGCTCGAGCCGACCGCGGACGGGTTCCGCAACTACCGCGGCAAGGGCAACCGGCTGCCGTCGGAGCACCTGCTGGTCGACCGCGCGAACCTGCTGAACCTGAGCGCGCCCGAGATGACCGTCCTCGTGGGGGGCCTGCGGGTGCTGGACGCCAACTACCAGCAGTCGCCACTGGGCGTCTTCACCTCGGCGCCCGGAGCGCTGACCAACGACTTCTTCGTGAATCTGCTCGACACGGGCACGGAATGGAAGCCGACATCCGCGACCGCGGAGACCTTCGAGGGTCGCGACCGCGCCACCGGCGGGGTCAAGTGGACCGGTAGCCGCGTCGACCTCGTCTTCGGCTCGAACTCCGAACTGCGTGCCGTCGCGGAGGTCTACGCGAGCGACGACGCACGGGAGAAGTTCGTGCGGGACTTCGTCGCCGCGTGGGACAAGGTCATGAACCTCGATCGGTACGACCTCGCTTGATCCTCCCTCGGGGCCCGGATGCCGGCTTCCGGCTTCTCCTAGCGGTGGCACATCCGGTACGAGCGGTAGCTGGTCGCGGACGAACGGCATGAGCCGACCCGAACCGGCGCTCACCGTTGTCGATGTTATTCATCCGGCGTAGCGTGCTTATTGAATAAGGATTGCCACCCAGTATCGGGCCATGCGAAAAAAGTAATTCAGAGGTCAATTCGGAGAACATTTTTGCCCGAGCGGAGGTGTGCAACCTGCCGCGACGTGCCGCCGCCGTCCGCGCGGCCGATGCGAAGTGGGTACAGAGATTTCGCGATGAGGGGAGTGAAGCCCCAATGACGACCGCGCAGGAGCGAACCGAACTGCTCAACAAGATCGGGTTGGCCGCGCAGAACAAAGCAGCGCTGGGTCAAGTGCTGGGAACCGGAAGCATTGGGGAGGCCCATGAGGGAATGGATGGCCGCTTGCAGGCCACCATTCGTATCAACCCTGATGAGCTGACCTGGGATCCCTCTATTCTGGTCATGCCTCATGAAGGCGATATCGAGCTCGAGCTCGTCAATGACGACCTGAACACGCACTGCGCGCTCCTGCCGAGCAATGGCGACCGGAAGTTCATCTGGTTGGTGAACCATTCGCGAGGCCGGGCGACCCTCAACCTCGACGGGCCGGGCTACTACTGGTTCGGCTCGCCCACGGGCAATGACGAGGGCCGAGGGCTGACCGGGGCCATCGTCGTCCTGGGGGACGCTCCGCCGGAGGCTCGCCTCGACCGTCCCGAACAGCCGCGGCCATAGGAAGAAGAAGGAGGAGGCGGTGTAAATGACCGTCGACTACGTGGACGCGGGTGAGGCTGTCGATCAGGGAACCCTGACCGGCAAGGTCGCGGGCGGGGACGTCGCGCCGCCGGTAGTGGCCGGCGTCAACTACGAGCGCATACTCAATGCCCGCGAGGAACCCCAGAACTGGCTCACCTACTACGGCGCCTACAACGGGCAGCGGTACAGCCCGCTGGACCAGGTCAACACGGAGAACGTCAAGCGTATCGGCCCCGCATGGGTCTTCCAGGCCGGAACGACCGGCCTGATCGCGGGCGCGTCGACCTACTCGTTCGAGGCCGCCCCCATCGTCGTCGACGGGGTCATGTTCCTCTCCGGCTGGGACGGCTGGGTCTGGGCCCTTGACGCGAAGACGGGTGTGGAGATCTGGCGGTACAAGCATGCGGTCCCCTTCGACGTGTCCTTGTGCTGCGGGAACGTGAACCGTGGGGTCGCCGTGGCTCAGGGGAAGGTCTTCTTCGTCACGGCGAATGCTCGTGTGCTCGCGCTCGACGCCACCACCGGCAAGCGGGTCTGGGAGAGGACCTACGGAGACGTCCGGGCCGCGGAGAGCGCCACGGTCGCCCCCCTGGTCGTGAAGAACATGGTCATCGTCGGGAGTTCCGGCGGCGAGTTCGGCGTACGCGGCCACCTCGACGCGTTCGACCTCGACAGCGGCGAGCACCAGTGGCGCTGCTACACGGTGCCGAAGCCCGGGGAGCCCGGCTCGGAGACCTGGCCCGCCGACAGCGAGGCCTGGGCACGCGGTGGGGCGAACTGCTGGGTCACCAGCAGCTTCGACCCGGAGACGAACCTGCTGTACGTCGGCACCGGCAACCCGGCGCCCGACTTTGACGGAGGCGTCCGCGAGGGCGACAACCTCTTCACCGACAGCGTCATCGCCGTCGATGTGGACAGCGGTCAGATCCGCTGGCACTACCAGTGCACCCCGCACGACGTATGGGACTACGACAGCGTCGCGGAGTGCATCCTGTTCGAGCAGGACGGGCGCAAACTGCTCGGGCACTTCGACAAGAACGGCTACTTCTTCGTCCTTGATCGCACCAACGGCGCGAGGGTCCAGATCACTCCCTTCGTGGACCGCATCACGTGGGGGGCGATCACGAGGGACGGCCAGGTGACGGCCAAGGTGTACCCGGACAAGGAGGGAGAACCGGTCCACTTCTACCCGGGTCCGGCCGGCGCCAAGGAATGGACCCATGCGGCCTACAGCCCCAAGACCGGGCTCTTCTACGTCCCGGTCCAGGACACCGGTGCCACGGCCACCCGGCGGCGCCGGGAGTTCAAGGAGAGCATTCCGTACTGGGGCGCGGGCGTTCAGGTGGACATCGAGGACATGGCGGGGTCCATCAGCGCCTTCGACGCCACCGGCGAGGAGAAGTGGCGCTGGCGCAACGAACTCCCGATGTGCGCCTCGGTGCTGGCCACCGGTGGTGACCTGGTGTTCGCCGGTGAGCCCTCCGGGGAGTTCAACGCGCTCGACGCCCGCACAGGGGAGCTGCTGTGGCAGTTCCAGTGCGGAAGCGGCCACCACAGCAGCCCGACCACCTACATGGTCGACGGCAGGCAGTACATCGCCGTGCCGGTCGGTTGGGGCGGGTGGACCGAGGGATTCCTTCCCGGCATGCTCGGCGCGGGGCACGGAAGCGCCCTGATCGTCTTCGCCCTTCCGGAATCGTCGTAGCGCGTGACCGGAGCCTGCCGCAATCCGGGCAGAGAGGAGGTGAATCCATGGAGTCTCAGCTCGCTGTGTGGGAGACGCCCGAATTCGAGGAGATCACAGTCGCGGCCGAGGTGACCATGTACCTCGATCGGTTGGAGGACTAGCGGACGTGGGGCGGCGCCGGACCTGGTCCGGCGCCCTCCAACCACTCAGGACGGCCACAGACGGCCGGCCTGCGACGGACCCGGATTTTCGATGAACGGAGTGCCCGCGTGTTGCTGCGAGTGCTGGGCTCGGCGGCGGGGGGCGGCTCCCCGCAGTGGAACTGCGGCTGCTCGGTGTGCGCCGCGGTCCGCTCCCGGGCCGGCCTCGCGCGCACCCAGTCGTCGGTCGCGGTCAGCGCCGACCGCCGCCGCTGGTTCCTCATCAACGCCTCGCCCGACGCCCGCACCCAGATCGAGGCCTTCCCCGGCCTGCACCCGCACGAGGACCGGACGACGCCGCTGGAGGCGGTGCTGCTCACCGACGCCGAGCTGGACCACACGCTGGGACTGCTTCTGTTGCGCGAGGCCCGCGCCCTGCGGCTGTACGCCACGCCGACGGTGCCCAAGATCCTGGGTGCCGGCGGCTCGGGGATTCTGAGCACGCTCGAGCGCTACTGCCCGGTCGAGTGGCGGGCAGTGATCCCCGGCGCCGGCCTTGCCCTGGCGGACGGGCTGTCCTGCCGGGCGTTCGACGTGCCCACCATCAAGCGCGCTCGGTTCGGAGCCGGGGTGGACCACGGCCGCGTCGTGGGCTACCGGCTGACCGACGAGCGCAGCGGGGCGACGCTGGTGTACTTGCCAGGGGTGCAATCGCTGACGCCGGCGCTGCGCGTGGAGGTCGAGGGTTGCGCATGCCTCCTGATCGACGGGACCTGCTGGCGCGACGACGAACTCGTACGGCTCGGCCTGGCCGACAGGACGTCCCGGGAGATGGGCCACCTGCCCATCGACGGCCCGGACGGCAGCCTGGCCCAGCTCTCGTCGCTGTGCGTGGGGCGGACGATCTTCGTGCACATGAACAACACCAACCCGATCCTCCTGGAGGACGCGCCCGAGCGGCGCATCGTGGAGGAGAGCGGCATGGAGGTGGCCATGGACGGCCTCGAGGTCCAGGTGTAGGGCAGGTGTAGGGCCGTGACGACAACAACCACGAGAACCGGCGCCGACGGTTTCGTCGAGACGTTGCGGGCCCACTCGCGGCGGTACCACGACCAGCACCCGTTCCACGTCCGGATG
This genomic interval from Streptomyces dengpaensis contains the following:
- the pqqA gene encoding pyrroloquinoline quinone precursor peptide PqqA, which translates into the protein MESQLAVWETPEFEEITVAAEVTMYLDRLED
- a CDS encoding MSMEG_3727 family PQQ-associated protein, translated to MTTAQERTELLNKIGLAAQNKAALGQVLGTGSIGEAHEGMDGRLQATIRINPDELTWDPSILVMPHEGDIELELVNDDLNTHCALLPSNGDRKFIWLVNHSRGRATLNLDGPGYYWFGSPTGNDEGRGLTGAIVVLGDAPPEARLDRPEQPRP
- the pqqB gene encoding pyrroloquinoline quinone biosynthesis protein PqqB, yielding MLLRVLGSAAGGGSPQWNCGCSVCAAVRSRAGLARTQSSVAVSADRRRWFLINASPDARTQIEAFPGLHPHEDRTTPLEAVLLTDAELDHTLGLLLLREARALRLYATPTVPKILGAGGSGILSTLERYCPVEWRAVIPGAGLALADGLSCRAFDVPTIKRARFGAGVDHGRVVGYRLTDERSGATLVYLPGVQSLTPALRVEVEGCACLLIDGTCWRDDELVRLGLADRTSREMGHLPIDGPDGSLAQLSSLCVGRTIFVHMNNTNPILLEDAPERRIVEESGMEVAMDGLEVQV
- a CDS encoding PQQ-dependent dehydrogenase, methanol/ethanol family; the encoded protein is MTVDYVDAGEAVDQGTLTGKVAGGDVAPPVVAGVNYERILNAREEPQNWLTYYGAYNGQRYSPLDQVNTENVKRIGPAWVFQAGTTGLIAGASTYSFEAAPIVVDGVMFLSGWDGWVWALDAKTGVEIWRYKHAVPFDVSLCCGNVNRGVAVAQGKVFFVTANARVLALDATTGKRVWERTYGDVRAAESATVAPLVVKNMVIVGSSGGEFGVRGHLDAFDLDSGEHQWRCYTVPKPGEPGSETWPADSEAWARGGANCWVTSSFDPETNLLYVGTGNPAPDFDGGVREGDNLFTDSVIAVDVDSGQIRWHYQCTPHDVWDYDSVAECILFEQDGRKLLGHFDKNGYFFVLDRTNGARVQITPFVDRITWGAITRDGQVTAKVYPDKEGEPVHFYPGPAGAKEWTHAAYSPKTGLFYVPVQDTGATATRRRREFKESIPYWGAGVQVDIEDMAGSISAFDATGEEKWRWRNELPMCASVLATGGDLVFAGEPSGEFNALDARTGELLWQFQCGSGHHSSPTTYMVDGRQYIAVPVGWGGWTEGFLPGMLGAGHGSALIVFALPESS
- the katG gene encoding catalase/peroxidase HPI: MSDSPDAVVGETNVGSAGGLGLAVPAGYRSHPTGGASNRDWWPNRLNLTILRKHPAMADPMGEDFDYAAEFRTLDLDALARDVDEVLTTSQEWWPADFGHYGPLVIRMVWHSAGTYRIGDGRGGAGAGMQRFAPLNSWPDNRNLDKARRLLWPVKKKYGRKISWADLMIFAGNRALETMGFTTFGFAGGRADVWEPDEDIYWGPERAWLGNQRHGGVRELENPLAAVQMGLIYVNPEGPNTVPDPLTAARDIRETFRRMGMNDEETVALIAGGHTFGKTHGAADPGAYLGPEPEGAPLEEQGLGWKSSFGTGKGADAISSGLEGTWTPTPTRWDNSFFETLFGYEWDLELSPAGLWQWIPRDGGGAGTVPDAHDPSTTHSPTILTTDLALRLDPVYEPISRRFLENPDQFADAFARVWFKLTHLDMGPIQRYLGPLVPRETLIWQDPVPAVDHELVGAADIAALKSQILASGLSVSQLVSTAWASASTFRVSDKRGGANGARIRLEPQRGWKVNDPDTLAQVLRTLEGIQESFKNSQTGDKKISLADLIVLGGAAAVEQAAKTAGYDVQVPFTPGRTDATQEWTDAESFAPLEPTADGFRNYRGKGNRLPSEHLLVDRANLLNLSAPEMTVLVGGLRVLDANYQQSPLGVFTSAPGALTNDFFVNLLDTGTEWKPTSATAETFEGRDRATGGVKWTGSRVDLVFGSNSELRAVAEVYASDDAREKFVRDFVAAWDKVMNLDRYDLA